One part of the Aurantibacillus circumpalustris genome encodes these proteins:
- a CDS encoding acylphosphatase, translating to MIRSYKIVVKGKVQGVGYRFNAQATAHKNNLTGFVKNQHDKSVLIHAEGLEEGINKFIEWCNLGSRLADVTEVESEEQEVMGYQTFEIKR from the coding sequence ATGATTCGCAGTTATAAAATAGTGGTTAAAGGAAAGGTTCAAGGGGTAGGATATAGGTTTAACGCTCAGGCGACTGCACACAAAAATAATCTTACAGGTTTTGTAAAAAACCAACATGATAAAAGTGTATTAATTCACGCAGAAGGATTGGAGGAAGGAATCAACAAATTTATTGAGTGGTGTAATCTCGGTTCCCGTTTAGCCGATGTAACAGAAGTGGAATCAGAAGAACAGGAAGTAATGGGGTATCAGACATTTGAGATTAAGCGTTAA
- a CDS encoding OmpA family protein, translated as MLLKKSILFLCCLFIASVANSQSKKVWIDLADESYAKRDYANAAIYYLKVLDDTTVLRSYVLPYEPQLVNLKMPSLFKVPELEITKKKDSINIVKADLVQSSKYDFILYRLAQSYRLNFDYSHAADAYNKCVERKVYKDAGYYYGISLMHQKKYDVALKAFDSFVAEKEGTDSLILLAARRETWCYFALDTLAPTKANIRMMDTLVFNRGTSNFGTMYYLSDEKVIFTSSRRGGVVTDPEKQDSRYYCDLYYSTLEDTIWQRPINFGRPVNTSLHEGSGVFTPEEVMLFTRWSDNNRYEAFIYMARTTGGKFFEAMKLGTNINMPGYKSHHPFVTADGHRLFFSSNRPGGKGGFDIWMASIDENGFVGDATNLGDEINTPADEVTPFYHDISNTLYFSSNGLPGLGGLDIFKSSLNVDDSIYQVPVNLNRPINSSKDDAYYVTNRLGTKGFLSSDRLDCEGGHCYNIYSYENDPIKFDLEGVVTDETTGLPIPSALVTIRDVHDNDEPFYVVTDEQGYYKTELKANFEYFLKAQKSKYFGKSASVITKGLTDSKHFEENFELIPIPEGDIEIEGVEYDFNKATLRPKSMEVLDKIVDLLKLNDNLSIELSSHTDSRGNDAYNLKLSQARAQSCVDYLIQHGIDKNHLNARGYGESKPIIPQVDIDAMVDKSPEFEAAHQKNRRTAFRIIGETNLNLINATK; from the coding sequence ATGTTGTTAAAGAAATCAATTTTATTTTTATGTTGCCTGTTTATAGCTTCTGTAGCTAATTCACAGTCAAAAAAAGTATGGATTGACCTTGCAGACGAATCTTATGCGAAAAGAGATTACGCAAATGCGGCCATTTATTATTTAAAAGTTTTAGACGATACGACTGTGTTACGAAGCTACGTTTTGCCATATGAACCTCAATTAGTGAACTTAAAAATGCCTTCCTTGTTTAAAGTTCCCGAGCTTGAAATAACAAAGAAGAAAGACAGTATCAACATTGTTAAAGCAGATCTGGTTCAATCAAGTAAATATGACTTTATTTTATACCGTTTAGCACAGAGTTATCGTTTAAACTTTGACTACTCCCATGCAGCTGACGCCTATAATAAATGTGTTGAAAGAAAAGTGTATAAAGATGCTGGTTACTATTATGGAATCAGTTTAATGCATCAGAAAAAATACGACGTGGCTCTGAAAGCCTTCGATTCCTTTGTGGCAGAAAAGGAAGGAACAGATTCACTTATTTTGTTAGCGGCGAGGCGTGAAACGTGGTGCTATTTTGCCTTAGATACATTAGCGCCAACAAAGGCAAACATTCGAATGATGGATACACTTGTGTTTAACCGCGGCACAAGTAATTTTGGTACCATGTATTATCTCAGCGATGAAAAGGTGATTTTTACGAGTTCAAGAAGAGGTGGCGTTGTTACTGATCCCGAAAAACAAGATTCAAGATACTATTGCGATTTATATTATTCTACTCTGGAAGATACTATTTGGCAACGTCCTATAAATTTTGGAAGACCTGTAAACACCTCTCTTCATGAAGGATCTGGCGTTTTTACACCTGAAGAGGTGATGCTCTTCACACGCTGGAGTGATAATAACCGTTACGAAGCGTTTATTTATATGGCCAGAACAACCGGTGGAAAGTTTTTTGAAGCAATGAAGCTAGGAACAAATATTAACATGCCTGGTTACAAGTCCCATCATCCTTTTGTTACAGCCGATGGTCACCGATTATTCTTTTCTTCAAATCGCCCCGGTGGTAAAGGTGGTTTTGACATTTGGATGGCCTCCATTGATGAGAACGGTTTTGTTGGTGACGCTACAAATCTTGGTGATGAAATTAATACGCCCGCCGACGAGGTAACACCTTTCTACCACGATATCAGTAATACACTTTACTTTAGTTCAAACGGACTACCAGGACTTGGTGGCTTAGACATATTTAAATCAAGTTTAAATGTGGATGATTCTATTTATCAGGTACCAGTTAATTTAAATCGGCCGATAAATTCTTCCAAAGACGACGCTTATTATGTAACAAACAGACTGGGTACAAAAGGATTTTTATCAAGTGATCGTTTAGATTGTGAAGGAGGGCATTGCTACAATATTTATTCCTACGAAAATGATCCAATTAAATTTGATTTGGAAGGTGTGGTAACCGACGAAACTACAGGACTCCCTATTCCCTCAGCACTCGTTACAATAAGAGACGTTCACGATAACGATGAACCTTTTTATGTAGTAACCGATGAGCAAGGCTATTATAAAACAGAACTTAAAGCCAACTTCGAGTACTTTTTAAAAGCACAAAAAAGTAAATATTTCGGAAAGTCTGCCAGTGTTATTACAAAGGGCTTAACCGATAGTAAACATTTTGAAGAAAATTTTGAACTTATTCCAATACCAGAAGGTGACATTGAAATTGAAGGGGTGGAGTACGATTTTAATAAAGCAACCTTGAGGCCAAAATCGATGGAAGTTTTGGATAAAATTGTAGACCTTCTAAAGCTTAATGATAATCTTAGTATAGAATTAAGTTCGCACACCGATTCCAGAGGTAATGATGCTTACAATTTAAAGCTGTCGCAAGCGCGAGCGCAAAGTTGCGTTGATTATTTAATTCAACACGGTATTGATAAGAACCATTTAAATGCTCGTGGATACGGAGAAAGTAAGCCTATTATTCCCCAAGTAGATATTGATGCCATGGTGGATAAAAGTCCTGAATTTGAAGCTGCGCATCAAAAAAACAGACGTACTGCTTTTAGAATTATTGGAGAAACAAATTTAAACTTGATTAACGCAACAAAATAA